In one window of Frigoriglobus tundricola DNA:
- a CDS encoding TIGR02996 domain-containing protein, which translates to MADIPDEQAALLVAIVANPDDDTPRLVYADWLQEHGDEEQARFIRDSIALEWLEDYEDDKRQTIAMRLDKIEHRNGLRWLNAVGVRATDVAYDRGMVEGVVYNGASAFWEDAAVLFTRAPIRDLTIHNMIASDLDPDWLDVMADVSHFARLRVLRLSNSGWPVTSSGWERFITSPHLANLEELSVRSAGLTDNDMALFDRCEHLVNLEELYLAGNGLTAEGALAVVRSPRLPRLRRLSLANNDIVADRRRGSAYLALIDALHERFDGTHAL; encoded by the coding sequence ATGGCGGACATCCCCGACGAACAAGCCGCGCTCCTGGTCGCGATCGTCGCGAACCCAGACGACGACACTCCGCGCCTCGTCTACGCCGACTGGCTCCAGGAACACGGCGACGAGGAGCAGGCGCGGTTCATCCGCGATTCGATCGCGCTCGAGTGGCTAGAAGACTATGAGGACGATAAGCGCCAGACGATCGCGATGCGACTCGACAAGATCGAGCACCGAAACGGCTTACGCTGGTTGAACGCGGTCGGGGTGCGGGCGACAGACGTGGCCTATGATCGGGGGATGGTGGAGGGAGTCGTCTACAACGGCGCCAGTGCTTTCTGGGAGGACGCCGCGGTGCTCTTCACGCGCGCACCGATTCGTGACCTGACCATCCACAACATGATAGCAAGCGATTTGGACCCAGATTGGTTGGACGTGATGGCCGACGTGTCGCACTTCGCCCGGCTTCGCGTGCTCCGACTCTCGAATAGTGGTTGGCCGGTCACGTCGAGCGGGTGGGAACGGTTCATCACGTCACCTCACCTTGCCAATCTGGAAGAACTGTCCGTCCGGTCGGCGGGGCTGACCGACAACGACATGGCCCTGTTCGATCGGTGCGAACACCTCGTTAATCTGGAAGAACTGTACCTGGCCGGAAACGGACTGACGGCCGAGGGGGCGCTCGCGGTCGTGCGGTCGCCCCGGTTGCCGCGCCTGCGGCGGCTCAGCCTCGCTAACAACGACATCGTGGCGGACCGCAGGCGCGGCTCGGCGTACCTCGCCCTGATCGACGCGCTCCACGAACGGTTCGACGGCACGCACGCATTGTGA